AGCGCCCAGGGCCCGGGCAACGCCGTGCTGATCAAGTCCGCCTACCCCTGGGTCGACGCCCTCTCGGACGAGAACAGCCTGGCGCAGATGCAACTGAACAACCCGGACGCCAGCGGCAACCTGCGCCCACCCGAGCGCCTGTGCAATGGCCAGACCCTGCTATGCCGCGCCATGGGCCTGAAAGTGCCGCACTGGGACGCGCAACGGTTCGACCCCGAGCGCCTGTACGTCGAAGACTGCGGCATCGCCGTGAATCGGGTGATCCAGGCGGCGCGCCTGGGCATCCCCCACGGCCGCGACGAACACCTGCCCTACCGCTTCGTCGACGCCGAGTACGCCCGCTATTGCACCCGCAACCCGTTGCGCCGCGGCCAGCACGAAGGCCACGACTTCTTCATTCTCGAACAAGGAAACTGACCCATGGGCCAATGGCTCGACAGCCTGACCGCCTGGCTCGGCGCCAACCCGCAGTGGCTTGGCCTGGCGATTTTCGTGATCGCTTGCGTGGAATGCCTCGCCATTGCCGGCATCATCGTGCCCGGCACTGTGCTGCTGTTCGCCGTCGCCGTACTGGCCGGCAGCGGTGCCTTCACGCTTGGGGAAACCCTGCTGCTGGGCTTCCTCGGCGGCGTGCTCGGGGACGCGATCTCTTATGGTGTGGGCAAGTACTTCCACCAGAACATCCGCCGCCTGCCGCTGCTGCGCGGCCACCCGGAGTGGATCGGCAGCGCCGAGGCGTACTTCCAGCGCTATGGCATCGCCAGCCTGCTGGTCGGCCGCTTCATCGGCCCGTTGCGCCCAATGCTGCCGATGGTCGCCGGCATGTTCGACATGCCACTACCGCGTTTCATCGCCGTCAGCCTGGTGGCCGGCGCCGGTTGGTCGGTCGCCTACCTGCTGCCCGGCTGGGCCACCGGCGCGGCGATGCGCCTGCCGTTGCCGGAAGGCTTCTGGCTGGATGCCGGCATCGTCTTCGGTACCCTCGCGGTGCTGATCGGCCTGAGCCTGAACAGCAGCCTGCGCGACCAGCGTTATGGCACCCGGCTGATTGCCGGGCTGAGCGGCCTGGCGGTAGCGGCACTGTTCATCGGCTGGCCCTATCTCAACGAGTTCGACCAGGGCCTGATGACCCTGGTGCAAGAGCATCGCAGCCAGGCCATCGATGGCGCCGTGGTGATGATCACCCGGCTGGGTGACTTCCGCACTCAATTCTTCCTGGGTGGCCTGCTGACCGGCCTGCTGTTGCTGGCCCGGCAATGGCGCCATGCCCTGTTCGCCGGGGCGACGTTGATCGGCACCGCGCTGGCCAATGGCTCGTTGAAATGGCTGTTTGCCCGCGCACGCCCGGAAGTGCTGGCCGACCCGCTGACCAGCTACAGCATGCCCAGCGGGCACAGTTCGGCGTCGTTCGCGTTCTTCCTGGTGCTGGCGGTGCTGGCCGGCCGTGGCCAACCGCCGCGCATGCGCCTGACCTGGGTGATGCTGGGCTGCCTGCCGGCGCTGGCCATCGCCCTGTCGCGGGTATACCTGGGGGCGCATTGGCCGACCGATATCCTGGCCGGGGCGTTGCTGGCGTGCTGTGTGTGCGCGGCGAGCCTGACGCTGGTGCAGCATCGCCAGCCGCTCATGGCCTTGTCGCAACGGGTGTGGTGGCTGGTGCTGCCGGCCTGTGTCGCGCTGCTGGCGTTCTTCATGCTGCATGCCCTGCCCAAGGCACTGCTGCGTTACCAGTACTAAAAAGCTTCGCCGGCAAGCCGGCTCCTACGAAAAGCGGCCGGCGCCCAACCTGTAGGAGCCGGCTTGCCGGCGAACAGGAGGTCAGGCGAACAACTCACCCTGGATCCGCTCCAGCAGCGCCTGGATCGCCTCCAGCCGCCGCTGCGGCGAGTCGATCGCCAGCAGGTCCAGCTTGTCCTCCTCCATGAACGGCAGCAGGTACGCCAGCTGGTTGCCCAGCGCCTGGCGCCCATCGACATCCCGGGGCATGTCCAGTGCCTCCACCATCGGGTGCTCGCCCAGGGCCAGCAGCAACGCCAGCAGGTCATCGTCCTGCTCCACCAGCGGGCTGTCCGCCTGATCAGGCAACCACTGCACCTCGGCGAGCATGAGCTGGTCCTTCTGCACCTCGGTCTGCTCGACAGTGAACCGCCGGACACCTTCGACCCGAATACCCAGCAAGCCATTGTCCTGCTGCACGAAGTCGCGGATCAGCGCCTCGCAACCAATCGAGGCCACCACCGGCGGGGCCTTGCCCACCTGCTCGCCTTCGAGGATGCACACCACACCAAAGCCCGCGCCCTGCTTCATGCAACGGCCGATCATGTCCAGGTAGCGTGCCTCGAAGATCTGCAGATCGAGCAGGCAACCGGGAAACAACACGGTATTGAGGGGAAAAAGCGGTAGCGTCATGGGTTTTCCTCAAGCCACCAGGCTGACCGCCAACGGCAGGAACACTGCCGTGGCCACGCCCATCAGGCTCATCGCCAGCGCGGCGAAGGCGCCGCATTCATCACTTTCCTGCAAGGCCACCGAAGTGCCCACCGCATGGGCTGTCACCCCCAGCGCCATGCCCCGTGCCTCGGGGCTGAGCACGCCGAAACGGGTCAGCAGCGCCGGGCCGAAGATCGCCCCGATCACCCCGGTGATCAGCACGAACACCGCCGCCAGGGCCGCTACGCCGCCAATCTGCTCGGCCACCAGCATGGCGATGGGCGAAGTCACCGACTTCGGCGCCATGGTCATCAGGATCATGTGCTCGGCGCCGAACCACAACCCCAACGCCAGGCACGCCACGGTGGCGAACAGCCCTCCGACTACCAGCGTAGTAAATGTCGGCCAGAACAGTTGGCGGATGCGCCGCAGGTTGAGGTACAGCGGCACCGCCAGGGCCACGGTGGCCGGGCCGAGAAGAATGTTCATGATCTCGGTGCTCTTGCGGTATTCGCTGTAGTCGATACCGCACAGCAGCAGTACGCCGATCACCACCAGCATCGACACCAGCACTGGCTGCAGGAAGATCCAGCGGGTCTTTTCGTAGGCCGCCAGCACCAGCTGGTAGGCGGCCAGCGTGATACCGATGCCGAACAGCGGGTGGTGGATGACCGCATCGAGCGCGCCCTGCCAGTCGAGGGTCATGGCCGCTCCTCGCGCTGGCCCTGGCGATGGATGAGTTTCTGCATCAGCACGCCGACGAACACCAGGGTCAGCAGGCAGGAGATCAGCAGCGCGCCGACGATGGCCCAGAAGTCCGCGGCGATATCCTTGGCGTAGACCATCACCCCCACCGCTGGGGGCACCAGCAGCAATGGCAGGTAGCGCAACAGGCTGCTGGCGGCATCATTGAGTGGCTTGCCCACTTCTCCACGGATCATCAGGAAGGCCAGCAGCAACAGCAGGCCGATGATCGGCCCGGGCAGGATCGCCAGGAACAGGTGATTGATCGCCGTCCCCAGCAACTGGAACAGCACCAGCCAGGTCAAACCACGCAACAGCATAAGGACCTCCCGAGAGCATGGCGGCCATTATAAGCACGCTAAGCAAGTGTCTATAAGGCGATATTCGGCGAAAAGCAGGCAACTTGACTGAAACGGTTCGTCGTGCTGATCTTGCACATTCGTACCAAATGACAATCTGGAGAGTCGCGATGCCCTATGTACCCGTTACAGAGCTTTCGCAGTACGTTGGAAAGGAACTGGGACGTTCCGCCTGGCTGAAGATCGACCAGCAACGCATCAACCTGTTCGCCGAGGCCACCGGCGATTTCCAGTTCATCCATGTGGACCCGGCGAAAGCGGCCAAGACCCCCTTCGGCACCACCATCGCCCATGGTTTCCTCACCCTGTCGCTGATCCCCAAGCTGATGGAAGACATCCTGGTGCTGCCCGAAGGGCTGAAGATGGTGGTCAACTACGGGCTCGACAGCGTGCGCTTCATCCAGCCGGTGAAGGTCGACAGCAATGTGCGATTGAAGGTCGAGCTGGTCGACGCCATTGAGAAGAAGCCTGGGCAGTGGTTGCTCAAGGCGACCGTCACCCTCGAGATCGAAGGTGAGGAGAAACCGGCCTATATCGCCGAACCGCTGTCGCTCTGTTTCGTCTGAGATCCCTGACACGATTTGTTGGGAATCCCCCAGCCCTGTGGGAGCCGCTGCCTTGTGCTGACTGCACTGGCCCATTTGCCGGCAAGGCCGGCTCCTACAGGCAAGGTGCTGATACCGGCCACATCCCCCTCGCATTCTGCGGCATACTCGGCGCATCGTTCGTCCGGACTCCACCATGCGCCCATTGCTCCCCCTCACCCTGATCCTGTTGCTCACTGCCTGTGGCGAAGGCGAACCCCTGTCGCCACCGGACGCACGCCTGCCCGATGGCGGTCGCTACCGTGGCCAGGTGGTCAATGGCCTGCTGCAGGGCGAAGGGCGCATCGACTACCCCAACGGCAGCTGGTACGCCGGCACCTTCAAGGATGGCCAGTGGCACGGCCAGGGCGAATGGCACGGCAGCAACGGCGAGGTGTACCGCGGCCAGTTCAGCGAAGGCCTGTTCCAGGGCCTGGGCGACCTCAGCACCCCTGGCAGCCACTATGCCGGCACCTTCAAACATGGCCGACGCGATGGCGAGGGCGCGCTCAAGCAGCACGACCAGACCTACCGTGGCCAATTCAAGGATGACCAGTACGATGGCGCCGGCCAGCTCGAACTGGCCGACGGCAGCCGCTACCAGGGCCTGTTCGCCAAGGGCAAGCCCAATGGCGCGGGTGTTCGCAGCGACGCCAGCGGCAACCAGTTCAGCGGCCACTTCATCGACGGCCAGCTACAAGGCGCCGGCACCTACGACAGCGCCGACGGCGAGCAATACATCGGTGAGTTCAAGGACAACCGCCTGGAAGGTCGCGGCCGCTACGAGAACGCCGATGGCGACGTGTGGATCGGCGACTTCAAGGACGGCGTGCTGGTCGGTGAAGGCGAGCTGCTGGGCAGCGATGGCAGCCGCTACAAGGGCGGCTTCCGCGACTGGCGCTTCAACGGCATGGGCACCCTGCAACTGGCTGATGGCAGCCAGTATGCCGGCGGCTTTGCCGACGACGCCTACCAGGGGCACGGCCAGCTGACCCGCGCCGACGGCAAGGCCGAGGGCGGCACCTGGGTCAATGGTGTGCGTGTGCGCGACGAGAAGGGCAAGCTGCTCCCCGACCCCCTCGACCTTGCCCTGCTCAACCAGGGCAAGCTGCTGGACGACGCACTGGCCAAGTTGCCTCGTTCGGCCGCACCGCTGCAGCTTTACAGCCTGGTGGTGGCCGGGGATGGCCAGCAGAGCGTGTTCCTGCGCGAAGCCGACTACGTCAGCAACATGCTCAAGGTGCGCTTCGGCGCCCAGGGCCAGGTCACCCTGGTCAACCACCGCGACCACCTGGCCGACCGCCCCATGGCCACCCGCGAGAACCTCACCCGCGCCGCCCGCACCCTGGCCGAACGCAGCGGCCCGGAAGACCTGGTGTTCATCTACCTGACCAGCCACGGCAGCCACGACCACCAGTTGGTGCTGGACCAGCCGCGCCTGCAACTGGCCGACCTGAGCGCCGGTGAACTGGCAAGCGCCCTGGCGCCGCTCAAGGAGCGTGACAAGGTGATTGTCATCTCGGCCTGCTATTCCGGGGGCTACATCGCCCCGCTCAAGGACGACCGGACCCTGATCATGACCGCCGCGCGCCCCGACCGGGTGTCTTTCGGCTGTTCGGAAGAAGCCGACTTCACCTACTTCGGCGATGCCCTGTTCGCCCAGGCGCTGAACCAGACCGACGACCTGAAACAGGCGTTTGAACTGGCGCGCAAGACCGTTGCCGAAAGAGAACGACGGGACGGTTTCGACGCCTCCGAGCCGCAACTGTGGGCGCCGCCAGCGGTAATCGCGCACTGGCAGCGCCTGCGCCGGCAGCAGGCCGAGCAAGCCTTGGGCACTGACGCCCGCCCCGCGGCGGGTGACCGCGCAAAAACACCGGGCACCCACTAAGCTTTGAAGTAACAAGGGAGAGACATCATGTACTTGACGCCTCAGCATGTCCTGCTTGCCGGTGCCACGGGTCTGACGGGTGAACACCTGCTCGACCGCCTGCTCAACGAACCCACCATCAGCCGTGTGCTGGCGCCAACCCGCCGGCCACTGGCCGAGCACCCGCACCTGGAAAACCCGGTGGGTGACCCGGCTGTGTTTCTCCCGCAACTGGCTGGCCGCGTCGATATCGCCTTCTGCTGCCTGGGCACCACGCTCAAGCAGGCCGGTTCCGAATCCGCCTTCCGCGCCGTCGACCTGGACATGGTCGTGGCCTTCAGCAAACGTGCCCGGGAGATGGGCGCGCGCCACCTGCTGGTGATCAGCGCCCTGGGCGCAGACCCGAAATCCACGATCTTCTACAACCGGGTCAAGGGTGAAATGGAGGAGGCGCTCAAGCAACAGGATTGGCCGCAGCTGACCATCGTGCGACCGTCGCTGCTGCTGGGTGAACGCACCCAACCGCGGCTGGGCGAACGCCTGGCCGCGCCGCTGATGCGCCTGGTACCAGGCAAGTACCGGGGCATCGAGGTTTGTGCCTTGGCCCGGGCGTTGTGGCGCCTGGCGCTGGAGGAGGAGGACGGCATACGCGTCGTCGAGTCCGACGAGTTGCGCAAGCTGGGCAAGCGCTGATCATCTGACCTGACGCGACCTCTGTAGGAGAGGCTTCAGCCGCGATGTGGACAACGCGGTGCCCGGCATTCGCTTCGCGAATGATCGCGGCTGAAGCCGCTCCTACAGGCTTCACTCGCTGACCTGGAACTCCACCCGCGCCGTTTCACCACTTTCATCCAGCGCACTCAACTCGGTCCGCCCAACCTGCTCGAAACGCACCAGCAAGCTGTCCTGGCCACGGGTCTCGCCCAGCGGCTGACCATTGAGGAACCACCAGCGCTGCCCGCCGCCTCCCAACGCCGAGACACGCAACTGCAACGCCTCGCTGCTGGTGGCAGGCCTTCGCAGGTTGTCGCCCGGGCGCACGCCGACGATCGACAGGGGCGGCGCGCTGGCTCCCACTAGCGGCGGGCAGGTCGGATCCACGGCCGGCAACCGGACCAACCGTCGTTCGGCCCGGGGCAACCAAGGCTCCAGGGGGGCCGGCCACAACGCGATGTCACGGGCCGTGGCGCCAGGACAACCGCTGCCCACCCGCAACCCCTGCTCATTCACCCAGACGGACTCATGCAACCCAAGCCCCAACGGCTGGTCGGCCGCCTGCAAGGTCGGCGGAGTGGTGCCGTCGAGGGTCCAGGCAAAGCGCTGGCGGCGGCAGTTGGGGTCCTGGCGGTTCATCGGCTGGCCCAACGGCCAGCAGATCGCCGCGACTCCCACCGACTCCGGCACCGGCTCCACCGGCACGTTGATGCCACGCTGGGCATCGCGATTGCTGAGCAGGTCGTGCACCTGGAGCATCAACGGCGCCGCCGAGGCCAGGCCGAACTGCCCTGGAACCGGGGTACCATCGGGGCGGCCGATCCACACGCCGATCAGGTAGCGCGGACCGACGCCGACCGACCAGGCATCGCGAAAACCATAGCTGGTGCCTGTCTTCCAGGCCAACTGTGGCCGCTGCACCAGTTCGGCGTGAGGGTCGCGGTCCGGACGGGCCAGGCCGCTGAGAATACGCCGGGTGATCCAGGCCGAGCCCGGCGACAACAGCCGCCGCTCCAGCAACGGGTCCTGGGGTTGCAGGCGGATCTGCGCGCTGCGCCCCTCACGGGCGAACGCGGCATAGCCACCGACCAGATCCTCCAACCGGCTGCCCGCGCCCCCCAGGATCAGCGACAAGTTCGGCTCAGCCAACGGCGGCAGAATCAACGGCACGCCGCCCATGCGCATCTGCGCGGCGAAACGCTTCGGGCCATAGGCCTCGAGCAACTGCACCGCCGGCAGGTTGAGCGACAGCGCCAACGCGGAGCTGGCCGACACCGGGCCACTGAAGCCCATGGAGAAATTGCCCGGGCGATAGTCACCATAACGCCGCGGTACATCCTGCAGCAGCGACTCGGAATGGATCAGGCCCTCGTCCATGGCCATGGCATAGAGGAAGGGTTTGAGCGTCGAGCCGGGCGAACGCAGGGCGTGGATCATGTCGACATGGCCGAAGCGACGCTCATCGGCCAGGTCGATCGACCCCAGATAGGCGCGCACCGCCATGCTTTGCGTCTCCACCACCAGCAGCGCGGCCGAGGTGCGTTCAGGCAGTCGGGCGCGCCAGCCCAGCAACAGGTCTTCCAGACGCCGCTGCAGGGCGGCGTCGATCGTCGTACGGATCAGTGGCGGGCTGTCGGGGCTGTTCAGGCGTCGAGCCAGCAGCGGTGCCAGCGCCGGCTCCTGGCGAGGGGCGAGCAGCAACGGTTCCTCGCGTGCTTCGTCGATGCGCTGGGCCGGCCACACCTGGTACTCGGCCAGGCGTTGCAGGACCTTGTCACGGGCGCGCTGGGCGCGCTCGGGGTGACGGTCGGGGCGCAAGCGGCTGGGGGCCTGGGGCAATACGGCGAGCAACGCCGCCTCGGCGGGCGTCAAGTGCTTCGGCGACTTGCCCAGGTAGGCCCAGCTGGCCGCCGCCACCCCTTGCAGGGTGCCGCCGAAGGGCGCGCGGTTCAGGTAGAGCTGCAGGATCTCCTGTTTCGACAGGTGCCACTCCAGCTGTGCCGTGCGCCACAACTGGCGCAGCTTGCCCGCCAGGGTGCGGTCGTGCGGGTCGAGCAGACGCGCCACCTGCATCGACAGGGTGCTGCCCCCCGACACCACGCGCCCGCCACGCACGTTGAGCCAGGCCGCCCGGGCCAGGGCCATGGGGTTGACCCCGGGGTGCTGATAGAACCAGCGATCCTCATAGGCCAGCAATGCCTCGAGGTACAGCGGCGACACCTCGTCCGGGCTGACCGGGTAACGCCATACGCCATCGGCGTCGGCGAAGCGCCACAACGGCGTGCCGTCCTCGGCCAGCACCACCCGCGCCAGATCGTCGCCGGGCATCGGCAATGGCCAGATTCGATCGGCCAGCCATAGCAAGGCAAAGGTCGACAGGATCGTCACGCAGACTCGGCGTAGCCCCCTGGCAAGGCGCGGGCGCGCTAAGCTTGGCATCGGGAACCGACCGGGCCGGAGGATGGCCAAAGGCGGGGAACCGCCGATTCGTTCATCAGGAAGCGACTATGCATGTAGAAGGTTTTTTCGAGTGGCTGGGCCAGGTACTGGGTTCGGTGATCCGTTTCATCGTCGACGGCCTGGGCGGGTTGTTCAACCTGCTGGCCAACGCCGGCGGCAATTTCATCGACGGCCTGGCGCGCACGCTGGGGATGGACACCTCGCTGGTCAGCATCCTGGCACTCATCGTTGGCCTGATGTTGCTGTACTCGGCGATCCGCGCGTTCCTGCGGGCGTCGATCGTCCTCGGGATCATCTGGACGATGCTGGGGTTGTGGGTGTTGAGCTGGGTGGTGCATTGAGCACTTGTCACAGCACTGGCGTGGGAGCGGCCTTGCGTCGCGAAAGGGCTGCATAGCAGCCCCAGCGACCTTTGCCGAACCGTCTGGATCCTGGGGCCGCTCTGCGGCCCTTTCGCGACGCAAGGCCGCTCCTACAGGAGGCGCGTTGGTTCAGCGGGCGCGCACCACCATCTCTCCCTGGCTCTCGCCAATCGCCTGCAAGTTCGGCCGGTACATCGACTCCACCTGCGGTGGCGGAATGCGGTAGCTGCCCGGCGTCACCGCACGGGCCAGGTACAGCAGGTGGGTGGTGCCGTAGCTGTCCAGCTTGAGCGCCGCCACATAGCGATCGTCACGGTACTCCTGGTGCACCACGCTGGCGTTCTGCATCGACTCGCGCCACTGCTTCACCGCACTGCTGGCGTTATCCAGGCTGGCAGCGCTCTGGGCGAGGTTCTGGTTTTCCAGCTCCAGGCCCGCCGGCAGCAGGTCCACCACCAACGCGTCAAGCACCTGGCTTTGCGCTTTGAGCGCCAGGTGCACCAGCACCAGGTCGCCACTGCGCAGGCTGCGCACATCCAGCTGCTGGCCATTCATGCCCAGGTACTCGCGACGGATCTCCAGGCCGTTGCCACTGGCAGCCGGGGCCTGGCGCGGGTAGCCGGACAAGGTCAGTTGCTGGTACAGCGTGTCGCCACCCTCGTTCTGCACGGTCAGCGGCGAGGCCAGCAATGGGCCTTCGAGCTTCATCCCCGAGTCGTTGTTACTGAACTCGCGGATTTCACCGGCGCTGTTCAGGCGCGCCTTCCAGTTGCCCTCGGGCTTGCCCAACAGGCCGCGGCCGGCGAGGAACAGCGCGTTGCGCTCCTGGGTGGACAGCCAGCGGTTGGCGGCCAGTTCGTCGGACAGCGCGAACAGGCGCTGGTCAACTTGATTGCCCGCCAGGTTGTTCTCCTGCAGCAGCGCCAGGATCAGCGCCTGGTCACGCACGGCACTGCCGTAGTCGGCCATCCAGCCCTTGCCGCGGCCAACCGCCAGGCCGGCCTTGAGCACGTCCTGCGAACGCTGCTTGTCGCCCATCTTGTCCAGCGCCACCGCCAGTTGCACCAGCGGCAGCCCGGAACGGGCATCGGCGCGGCGATCGTACAGGCTGCGCAGGGCACCCAGCGGCGCCTGTTGACTGCGCGCCAGCACCAGGCCGGCGTAGGCCTGCACGGCGAAGCGGATGTGGTCGGCGTCCTGGCTGTAATCGACTTCGATCAGGTTGCGCTCCTGCACATAACGCAGCAGGCGTTCGGTGGCCTTCTTCAGCACTTCGGCCGGCACACCGTAGCCTTGCTCGCGGGCCCGCAGCAGGAAGTCGGTGACATAGGCGGTCAACCAGTACTCTTCCTCGCTGTCGGAACTCCACAGGCCGAAGCTGCCGTTGTAGCGCTGCATCCCCAGCAGGTGCTCGATGCCCATCTCGATCTTGCGCTTGCGCACATCGGCCGGCTCGCCCTTGATGCCCAGGCGCTTGAGGCTGTCGGCGTCGGCGTACAGCGACGGGTACAGGCCACTGGTGGTCTGCTCCAGGCAACCGTAGGGGTAGGCCTCGAGGGCGCGGATCTGCTCGGCCAGGTTCAGCGGTGGGCGGCTCGACAGCGCCAGGGTGGCTTCCAGGCCGGCCGCTTCGAACTCGGCCAGATCGCTCTCAGGCAGATTCCAGGGTTGGTCCTTCAACGCCACACGGTAATGCTTGAGCATCGCCGGGTAGGCCGGGCGAACACCCAGGGTCCACTCGCGCTCGAAGGCATTGGCCGGTTCGCCCGGTAGCTGCAGGCCATTGACCTGCACGCGCACCTTGCCCTGGCCCAGGCCACCCTGGGCCTGCACCGGTATCATCAATGTGATGCGCTGGCCTTCGCCGAGTGCGACGTTCTGCTGGGCGCCACCGACCAGGCTCAGTTGGCCTTCGGCGACCAGTTGCACGGTCAGTTGCTGGGCACGGCCGGAGAGGTTGGCCAGGTCCAGCGCCAGGCTGGTGCGGTCGCCACCGGCGAGGAAGCGTGGTGCCGACAGCTCGGCGATCAGCGGCGCGGCAACCACGGTCTTGCCTTCGGCCACACCGAAGTGCTCTTCGGTCCAGGCCTGGGCCATCAAGCGCAGTTCGCCGTTGAAGTCGGGGATGTCGACCGTGGCCTGTCCCTCACCCTTGTCATCGAGTGTCACCGGCACACTCTGCTGGGCGACGATGGTCACCGTGGTGTTCGGGCGCTTGCCGCCCTTGGCCATGGCGGCGTCACCGCCGAAGGCGAGGCTGGCCAGGCGGCCCTGGCCGGCTTCGATCAGCTGGCCGTAGATGTCCAGCTGGTCGGCGCCGTAGGCCTTGCGCCCGAATAGGCTGGCGAACGGATCGGGGGTCTTGAAGTCGGTGATGTTGAGGATGCCTACGTCCACCGCGGACAGCAGTACGTGGATCTGCTTCGGCACACTGCCGTCGGCATTGGCGGCCTTGAACTTGACCGTCAGCGGTTGCTTGGGTCGCATCTTCTCCGGCGCCTGCAAGCTGACCGCGAGCTTGCGCTCGGCGCGGTCCAACGGCAGGTGCAGCACACCCACGGCGCGTTTGGGGGTGGCGTTGGCCTTGCGCTCGCCCGGGCGGATCACCAGGGCGCTGATGTACAGGTCGTGGCGGGCCCATTTCTTGTCCAGCTCGACGTCGAAGGTCTTGCCCTCGGCCGGTACGTCGATTTCCTGCCACCACAGCGGGCCATCGGCGGACTCGATCATCAGGTAGCCACTGCCGGCGGCCGGCGGGGTGACGGTGACCTTGGCCGTGGCACCGTCCTTATAGGCCGGTTTGTCCAGGGCGATTTTCACCTGGTCGGGGCGCACGGCACCGCCTTCGGCGTTGTCCTGGGCACGGTAGCCGGCCCAGAAGCGCTCGCTGGAGACCAGGCCGGTCTGCGGGTCTTCCACTTCGACACGGTACGGGCCCCACTCCACCTGGAAGTTCAGCTTGGCGGTGGAACCGGCCTTCACACTGACGGTTTCCTCGGCCTGGGTGAGGAATTTCTCGTTGTAGTTGTAGCTCCAGCCGTCGCTCTGCGAGTAGTTCCAGTAGTAGTCGCGGCGTTCGCGAATCAGGCGCACCTTCAGGTTGTTGGCGGCGAGTTTCTTGCCGTCGCGGTCGGCGACCAGGAACTCGAACTCCACCGGGCCATCGCCGTCGGTCTCTTCGCCATCGAACAGGCCACGCAGGCCCGGCAGGCGCTCGGCGGGCCAGATCGGTTGCTCCAGGCGGCGGGTGATCGGCCGGCCACCGGACTCCTGCAGGCTGGCCTGTACGGTCAGCAACAGCGGCGAGCGGGCTTCGGCCCAGCGGCTGTCGATGTCGATTCGCGACTTGCCGTTCTGGTCGAGGGTGACTTCGTCCAGCTCCAGGTCCTGGCTCAGGTCGGTCTCGGTGATCGCGCCGAACTGGTAGCCCGGCAGCGCCTTCACCGCTTCACGCAGCGGGCGCACGTAGGCCTGGCCGCTCAGGCGATTGCCGGCGGCGGGCGCGCCATAGAGGTAGCGGCCATTGACCTGAATCGACGCGGTCTCGTCCGGCGACAGCGGCGTGCTGCTGCCCTTGAGCTCCAGCGCCAGGCGCTCGGGGAGGAAGTCCTCGACGAGGAATTCATAGACCTGCTTGCGGCCACCGCCCAGGTCCAGCAGCAGTTGCCAGCGGCCGGTCGGTGCCTCGGTGGCGAGTTGCAGCTGGTACTGGAACAGGCCGTTCTGGTCGGCCTCCCAGACGAACTTGCGGCTGACCTGTTCGTCGGGGCGGCGCACTTCGACGCTCACCGGCTGGGCTTTGACCGGCTTGCCGTCCTGGTCACGCAGCAGGCCGTTGAGCAGTACGGTCTCGCCCGGACGATAGAGGTCACGCGGGCCGAAGATGAAGAATTGCAGCGGGTTGGCCTGGGGGCCGGTGATATCGAACTCGGCCAGGTCCAGCGCGGCAGTATTCAGCCGCAACAAGGTGGTGTGCACGCCCTGGGTGGCGATCAGGGTGTCGGCCTTCGTGGTGATGGGTAGCTGGGCATGGCCATCGCCATCGGTCTTGGCCTGGGCCAGCAGCTTGCCCTTGTCGTCGTGCAGTTCGAGGGTGACGTCCTTGAGCGCCTTGCCGCCTTCCAGGGCCTGGGTGAACACGTCCAGGCGATCACGGTAGCGGTGGGCGGACACGCCGATATCACTCAAGGTGAACAGGGTGGCCGGTTGCGAGTAGTCGTAGGTGCCCGAGGCGCGCATCACTGCCAGGTACACGCCCGGCTCCTGCAGTGGTTTGATCCCGGCGATCGGCAACAGCAC
This genomic stretch from Pseudomonas entomophila L48 harbors:
- a CDS encoding alpha-2-macroglobulin family protein; translation: MLNKGLLLACALALLSACDSSTPDKPSAPTEAATAVAPVETKTATREDPAALAKRYAGRELTVLDVSEVQLDGASTLSVSLSAPLDANQDFAAKLHLVDTVKGKVDGAWELSDNQMELRLRHLEPQRKMVLTIDKGLLSVNGNALQAESVSRFETRDMQPTVGFASRGSLLPTRLAEGLPVIALNVDKVDVEFFRIKPDMLSTFLVNWGRNSSLYYYQSKETLDMAELVYSGRFDLNPARNTRETVLLPIAGIKPLQEPGVYLAVMRASGTYDYSQPATLFTLSDIGVSAHRYRDRLDVFTQALEGGKALKDVTLELHDDKGKLLAQAKTDGDGHAQLPITTKADTLIATQGVHTTLLRLNTAALDLAEFDITGPQANPLQFFIFGPRDLYRPGETVLLNGLLRDQDGKPVKAQPVSVEVRRPDEQVSRKFVWEADQNGLFQYQLQLATEAPTGRWQLLLDLGGGRKQVYEFLVEDFLPERLALELKGSSTPLSPDETASIQVNGRYLYGAPAAGNRLSGQAYVRPLREAVKALPGYQFGAITETDLSQDLELDEVTLDQNGKSRIDIDSRWAEARSPLLLTVQASLQESGGRPITRRLEQPIWPAERLPGLRGLFDGEETDGDGPVEFEFLVADRDGKKLAANNLKVRLIRERRDYYWNYSQSDGWSYNYNEKFLTQAEETVSVKAGSTAKLNFQVEWGPYRVEVEDPQTGLVSSERFWAGYRAQDNAEGGAVRPDQVKIALDKPAYKDGATAKVTVTPPAAGSGYLMIESADGPLWWQEIDVPAEGKTFDVELDKKWARHDLYISALVIRPGERKANATPKRAVGVLHLPLDRAERKLAVSLQAPEKMRPKQPLTVKFKAANADGSVPKQIHVLLSAVDVGILNITDFKTPDPFASLFGRKAYGADQLDIYGQLIEAGQGRLASLAFGGDAAMAKGGKRPNTTVTIVAQQSVPVTLDDKGEGQATVDIPDFNGELRLMAQAWTEEHFGVAEGKTVVAAPLIAELSAPRFLAGGDRTSLALDLANLSGRAQQLTVQLVAEGQLSLVGGAQQNVALGEGQRITLMIPVQAQGGLGQGKVRVQVNGLQLPGEPANAFEREWTLGVRPAYPAMLKHYRVALKDQPWNLPESDLAEFEAAGLEATLALSSRPPLNLAEQIRALEAYPYGCLEQTTSGLYPSLYADADSLKRLGIKGEPADVRKRKIEMGIEHLLGMQRYNGSFGLWSSDSEEEYWLTAYVTDFLLRAREQGYGVPAEVLKKATERLLRYVQERNLIEVDYSQDADHIRFAVQAYAGLVLARSQQAPLGALRSLYDRRADARSGLPLVQLAVALDKMGDKQRSQDVLKAGLAVGRGKGWMADYGSAVRDQALILALLQENNLAGNQVDQRLFALSDELAANRWLSTQERNALFLAGRGLLGKPEGNWKARLNSAGEIREFSNNDSGMKLEGPLLASPLTVQNEGGDTLYQQLTLSGYPRQAPAASGNGLEIRREYLGMNGQQLDVRSLRSGDLVLVHLALKAQSQVLDALVVDLLPAGLELENQNLAQSAASLDNASSAVKQWRESMQNASVVHQEYRDDRYVAALKLDSYGTTHLLYLARAVTPGSYRIPPPQVESMYRPNLQAIGESQGEMVVRAR